ACAGCGACCGGCAGGTGAGGGCCTTTATTGGAAACAAGAAAACGAAGCTGCGAGCCGTTGCGAACGCTTTCGACGTGAATTTCACTGCTCTCTTCACCGAATTTCGCGGCATTGTGAATCAGGCGCAGCATCACTTGTTTAATCAAGCGGACGTCTGCTTTCACGTGAACGTCTTCGAGTTTGGAAGTGATCTTTTGATGTTTCTTCGCGAGTAATTCCAAGACGTCTTTGCTTAAGTTCTCGTCGAACTGCGTGAACGAAACACTTTGCATGTCGATTTTCAGCTGATTGGTTTCTGCGCGAACAATAAGAAGAACGTCTTCGACCAAAGACTTCAAACGCTCGGCACTCTTGGTGATGCGATTGACCATCAGCTTGTCTTCATCACTGAGCTTAGATTCCGCGAGCAATGACGAAAAACTTAAGATCGAAGTCAGGGGAGTTTTTAATTCATGATTGATCAGAATCATGAAGTTCGATTTGGCCACGTCCAAACTTTTCAATTCATCCAGCGCTTTCGCAAGCTCTGCATTTTTTTGTTTTAACTCTTGGCCTAAAACGAATCTTTCGACCGCGTGTTCAACAGTATTTGAAAGATCCGTCGGGTCCCACGGTTTGGTGAGATAGCGGAAGATCTGCCCTTTATTGACGGCCATGATGACAGACTCAAGATCTGTGTATCCTGTGAGGAGAATGCGCACTGTCTCAGGATGAGACTCCAATGTGCGCTCTAAAAATTCCACGCCGGTCATTTCGGGCATGCGTTGGTCGGTAATAATAAGAGCAACGGGCCCTGGATGTTGGTCGAGAACAGCTAAAGCCTCCTTACCTGAGGTGGCCTTTAGTACTGAATATTTCTTTCGAAACAGTCGTTCTAGAGCGTCAACATTATCTATTTCATCATCTACACAAAGAATTGTGTGCTTCGTCATGAAAGCTAGTGTAGGATTTGAAAAAGAGCAGTGCAAAGGGAAATTTGCACGCGGGCTTCTTGTTGTCATGGATGATGATAAGATAGTGAAAAACTATGCTGGACCACAGTCTAGTTTCACACTCTTTCCACAAACTTTGCTCAGAAATGAGTCAAGTCTGAGTCGCCTCCTGACGATGAGAGAACTGTAGAAGTGTTTTTTATCCTTATCAGGAGATCGTGTATGAAATTATGGATGCGCATTGCAACTCCAATCACTGTGGTGATGAGTTTTGCAGTAGGTGCTCAAGCTCAAATGTGGGGCACCGGTATGTATGGAGGGATGCAATCCTGTCCATATAATTACTCCGCAGCGGCTGGTTCTTCGAGCTATCTCGATGAAATCAAAGAAGCGCAAGCAGCCATTCGTGAAGCTGAAAAGCAACTTCGCTCTAAGAAAACAGAAAAGAAAAGATTGGAAAGAAATCTTGAGCGTTCTCGCCGAGATGTTGAAGAAGTGGTGTCGGAAGACTACACAGAGTTCATGTTCGAACACATCGAGAACAACGTAAGCTGTAAAGAGTATAAAGGCATGGGTGCCAACGAAGAGTTTATCGCCGGCGGACAACAAGGCGATGTTGCTGTTCAAGCTCCAGGTTCGCGCGAAGTTCGCTCTTTCACGATCGGCGAATGGTCGCAACTTTGTGACGCTAACAAAAGCGGCTCCGTTTCCGGCTCCGTGTGTGACGGCTCTCGTTTCCGTCAACCAGAGAAAGGCCGTGCGACGTCTCTAGATTGTAAAAAAGGTCTTACTGATTACAGAAAAACTTATGCTCAATCAAATAAAGTTCAACGTGAGATCGAAGGTCTCGAGAACTTGATCCGTCGTAGTAAAGAAGACATTCAAGATTCAAAACAAAATTACGCTGATGAACAACGTGAAAGACAGCGTGAACAACTTGAAGGTGGCGTTTGTATCGAGTGTATCTCTCAAGGCAGCGGTTACACTTATCAAAAACCGGAAACAGACTGGGGTTCAGTGATCGGTAACATCGGTCTTGGCCTGGCTGCCACTTACATGGGTTATCAAACAAATAAAATGGTGGCGAACGCGAATGCAAATATCGGTTGGCCAACTCAACCATATCCTGCATGGGGCTACGGCTTCCCATTCCTTGCTCAAGGTATCGGTCAAGCGATCGGTGGTGGTAGCGGAATTTATGGAGCAATCGGTGGCGGTATCGGTGCCGGTGGTTTCGGTTGTGCGGGAATGAACGGTGGCGCTTACGGAATGATGGGACCTTTCGGCGGCATGAACGGTGGCGGCATGTGGGGCAACCCTTATGCAATGGCCGGCATGGGCATGGGCGGTCTTGGTGGCGGAATTTATATGCCTGGCATGGGCCCTTGGGGTATGGCCGGTCCTTGGGGTATGGGTGGACCATTCCCAGGAGCGATGGGCTACCCAATGATGGGCGGCATGATGGGTATGCCGATGGGTAATATGATCGGCGGAGTTATCGGCGGTATGATGGGCATGCCTATGGGTAGCATGATGGGAATGCCTATGGGCGGCGGTATGATGGGTATGCCGATGGGTGGAATGATGGGAATGCCAATGGGAGCCATGATGGGTGGAGCTATTGGCGGTGTCATGGGAATGCCTATGGGCGGCGGTATGATGGGTATGCCAATGGGCGGAATGATGGGAATGCCTATGGCCGGCGGCATGATGGGTATGCCGATGGGCGGTATGATGGGCATGCCAATGGGAGCCATGATGGGTGGAGCTATTGGCGGTGTCATGGGAATGCCTATGGGCGGCGGTATGATGGGTATGCCAATGGGTGGAATGATGGGAATGCCTATGGCCGGCGGCATGATGGGTATGCCGATGGGTGCAATGATGGGCGGAATGGCTGGAGGCATGATGGGTATGCCGATGGCCGGTGGTATGATGGGAATGCCAATGATGGGCGGAATGGCTGGCGGTATGATGGGTATGCCGATGATGGGTGGCAACCTGGGCGCATTGCAAATGCAGCAACAAATGATGCAAATGCAAATGCAACAGTACCAAATGTACATCCAACAACAGCAGTCTTACATGCAACAGCAAATGCAAAGACAACAAGTCGTTGCAGGCCTTCAACAAGAACTTTACGGATTGTTGTATAGAATCCAGCAAGTTTCTTACGGTGGCATGGGCGGTTACATCGGTGGTTCAATTGGTGGCGGTATCGGCATCGGTGGAGCTATCGGCGGAGTTACTGGTGGTGGTGTGATCACTCCTCTTCCGGGTTCTGTCGGCGGTGGAGCTACAATCTCTCCAATCCCTGTCCCTGGAACGGGCGGTGTGACTGGAACAGGTCCTGCTCCGATCCCTGCACCTCGCTAATAAAATTATTTAGTTAAAATTAAGAGGGCCCTCTGCTAAAACAGAGGGCCTTATGCTTTTTAAAATCCCGCGTCTTTACGACAGTCATACTCACTTTCTTGCCACCGGCGAATTCGCCGCCGGTTTGAATTTGGGCTGGATGCAAAAAGCACAAGATGTCGCCGCCATTGATCTTAATAATCCCGCTTACTATCGTGGCGATTGGTTGATTGGCTTCGGCTGGGATGACAAGGCTTGGCCCGAAGCTCCTCATAAAAATGTTCTTGATAAAGTTTTTCCTGATCGTCCCGTATTTTTTGCGCGTAATGACGGGCATCGTTGCTGGGTGAATTCCAAAGCATTGGAATATTTCGGCGTCAATTCAGAGACAGGCATTCTCACAGAGAAAGATCATTTGCAAGCTTGGGAGCGTTTGCCTGCTTTTACGTTTGCGCAAGAGCGTGGGCACATTCTTGCCGCGTGCGGTGTTTTCAATAATGCAGGCTTTACGCATGTGCGTGATATGTCGTGCACGGATTCATTATGGAACTCACTATGTACGCTGGCGGATCGCGGGGAACTCACAGTTGCCATTGAAGAGAACTACACCTCTCACAGCTTGCAAGACTTCGACAAGATTCTGAAGTCTGTTATTCAGGCACGCCAGGATGAGAGAGCTTTGGTTCGTTGTAAGGGCGTGAAAGTTTTCTTCGACGGGTCTTTAGGTTCTGAAACGGCTTATCTTTCAAAGCCTTATCGTAATATGCCAGAGGGAGCTCGCGGTCGGACTCTTTGGGAGTTGTCGCATATTGAAGAAATTCTGAAAAGAACTTGGGCCGCGGGTCTTGAGTTCTCCGTTCATACGATCGGTGATGAGGCCGCACATTTGATCGTTCAAGCTGCACGAAAGATTTCTGCTCAAGGTGCCGTGGGCCGTTTGAATTTAGAGCACACGCAGCTTTTAAGACCCGAAACGATTCAGATGATGAAACCATTGCATGTACGTTGCCATTTGCAGCCATGTCACTGGCTGAGCGACCGTGTTTGGCTTGAAGAAAAACTGGGCGATCTTTATCGCTATGTATTCCCATGGGAAGCTTTGCGGGCAGCTCAGATTCCAATGTCCTTTGGCTGTGACAGTCCGATCGAACCGCCTTCTTTTTGGCGCAATAAAGTGGCGTTAGATGAAAGTGTGAAAGCCAAAATTAAAAAGTTCACCGGAGACATCACGGTTGTTCATGCCCATCCGGATCCCAACTTTGCCGGCAATTCGTACACGATCATTGAAAACGATGAGGTCCGCGAGATCGTTTTCAACGGCAAACCGCTGGAACTTTCATTGTCAAAAACGAACTAAGGCGAATTAATCACGAGCGACTTATCTTGCAACGATAAAACGAGTCCGCCAAGAAGCACGACTCCTGCGGTATAAAGCCAGGGTTTGTTGCTTTCGATCCAAGTTTTTCGATCTGTAAGATCGGCATTTCGCACACATTGGGAATCAAAGAAAATCCGGCCTCTTTGTAGGAGCTCAAATTCAAGCTCCTGATTGGAAAACTGTTCACAAGTGCCCTCGATTAAATTCGTAAAAACAAAGTGTTGGTGAAGCAGCTGTTCAAAAGTGCCGTAGAATTGAACGGGCTTTTGTGAGTTTGATACCAACGTCCATTGATAAGCGGTTTGCGGCGCAATCTGAAAACTCCAATCTTCGGACACAGAGTAGGCCAAAGATTCTATGGCAATAACATCCACAGAAGGAAACGCCTTCTTTAGCGTCGATGAAAGAACAACCTCGGTAGGACAGCGAAAGGCTCCGGGAGCTTCGTTTAAAAGAGAAGCCGTCTTACAATACAAATGCACAGCCTCTGTTTTTTCGTTTGCACTTAAATTCCTTTTCAAAATGTTTTCCGTAAAATCCCGCAAGTAACGGAGGCTGGTGATTGTCAGCGGTGACGTCGTTTGAATGTTTTTTAAATTGATCCAAACGTTTGTGAGATCGCTCTCTAAAGAATCCGCTAATTGAAAAAGACGTTGCTCCTGCAGATCATTTTTTTGTAAGCCACGCAAGACAAAGGCGCTGTACGGTAAAGTTGATTTCTGACTATCTAAATATTCTCGAAAACGTCCGGGAGAGCTTCCTGGCGCTTGTATCAGAATTGTTTCCGCTTTCCCGTGAACCGCAACGAGCAGAGGCAAAAGTAAAAGAAAGATACGCATAAGTAATCCTTAGTTTTGATATTCAACGCGAATGCGTGATGATGTCGCGGTCGAAGCCACTTGATTGCCCTTCTCATCGGGGTTCTGAACCACGGCAATAAAAGGACCGGTGTGGCTTAGCAGGCGGGAACTTTCATCCTCCCGAACTAGAACGGCATATTGTTCAGGATTCAGAGGAGCACGGAGCAGTTTTAATTTTGTGCCAACTTTGTATCCACCTTTTTTATTCTCTCCGGAAGCGAGATAGAGATCGACAACGCCGCCGACATCTCCCACTAATGAGGCAAGGGACGAGGCATTGGCAATTTCAATGGGCACAAGAACAAATCCTCTGGGAATAAAAGTGTCCACGGATCTCGGCGCGGGTATAAAGGTTTCGGGTTTGTCTTCTGGAGATTTAGAAAAGACAAAAGATAAAACGCCAAGAAACAAGAAAGCCACAAGCAGATAATTATTTTTTGCGAAGGTAAGAGCTTTTTTCAGCATGAGTTGTCCTTTCACTAAATTGAAATCGTCTTGAGGTCTTTTCTAACTTTGCAAGCTGGTGAAATCCGGCGAAGCCGACCAGTACCACAAGAGACATTACCAAACAGACTTCAATGAAGATCTGCCCTTGATTATTTTTGCTACCCATTGGGAATTTTCCTCTGTTAAAGTCACTGAGCACGATTTTCGAAACTGAAAAACTCCGCTCAAAAAATGCGAGAAGGGCGGAAGTACTTTGGTTTGATAATGCCATTCGTGTGCCAAAGCCTGGGCTTGTGCAAACTCAGGCTGAGGATGGTAAGCCGGAGCGATTTCCATTTGCTCCGGACGCACAGCCAGCCGTGGAGCCGTGCCATCTATTCGAACATTTTGAATTTCGAGAAACGCCGATGAAAGACCTCGGGTGCTCGAAGACAGCTTTCGTTGCGTTAAGAGATGGTTCGTGCGCAACAAGCGATTGCTTTCCTGAATCAGTTGTTTCTGTTTTACATCGAGCTCAAGCCTTCTAAGTTTTGCTAGTGCCAGCTCCGCTGCTGCGGCCGCGATGACATTCGGCAATCCCGTTGCTTGCGCTTTTGCTAGATTTTTCTGTGCACGAACTTCGCGTTCCTTCAGACGGCGAGCCAAAGGGTTTAAGGAAAGAAGTTTTTTAAGCAGAGGCACGACCTTTTTCTGAGTCCGCAATCCTTCTTCACGACAAATATGTTTAAGAGAAAGATCATGAGCGATGAAACCCGCTGTTGCAAAAGCAAGAAGGAAGCCGCCAAGAAATAACGGCAAGAGACTGATAATAATCGCAAGTGCAAAACCTTTGTCGTTTTTCATAACGAGTTCTTGGATATCCGTTTTTCGATTTTCAGCGGAGGCTTCAGGTCGAAGCTGATGGATCCCGACAGCGCTATCGGCGATCGCCGCAAGATCACGCTGTAAGTTGTCGGAAAAACAAGCAGTCGCGCTATTCTGTTTTTGAGTTCCTTCTCACACTCGCGGGGGCTCGAGTCCTCGAGACAAACGAGGGCTTCATGCAGATGATAATCCGCGGAACAAAAGAGTACGGCACGATACAAAAGAGCGATAAAAATTCCGCCGGTTAAGATGAGGAGAGGCAGGAGAAGTATCGTTTCGACCAGCCCCTGCCCCTTTTCTGAAGAGAGTGTCATTTTATTTCCGTTGTGAATCGGACTTGGAAGGATTCACAGCGCCTTCGAAGAAGTCACTGAAGTCGCGCTTTTTGATCATCGTGTCTGTGACCTGATGTGCCTCTTTTTTTCGGGCATCATTGCCGCCAAGAGCCTGTGCGACGTTGGCAAACTGCACGTCAATATTCGCTCCGACCACTTTGATAACGGAAATACTGCCGACCGCGACGATGGCCACGATAATGAGATATTCGATAAGGCCTTGGCCTTTTGCATTTTTTAAAAGGGATTTTTTGTGCATGAGTCCTCCACAGCGGGAGGACAAGCAAGGAAGGTGCGGGGCCTAAAGCGAAAGAAACAAAAAATAAAGTCCGGAGGTCCGGACTTTATTGTTATTTCTTTTTAGATTTTGCAGCAGCGGCGGCTTTGGCTGCGGCAGCTGCTTTTTCTTCTTTGGCAGCAGCAGCGGCTTCTTTTTTAGCGCCGGCTTTTTTAGCCTTACGCTGCAAAATAATACGGTCCAAGATTTCGTAAGCTTCTTTTTGCAAATCGTTTTCGAAGATAAAACGATAGAAACCCTCGATCTCGGGGCTTTGACGGAACTTTTTTAGGGACGTCGGAAGGCTGTCAGATTGTACGAAGTCAATGGAACTGCCGTCTTTGGAAAGTTTAACTTTTTCAGCCATTCTAAAATCCCCTAATGTTTTAAAGGGTTTGTACAACGGCTTGGGGTCTTTAAGCAAGAATAAAATGGATTGTCAGAGTTCAGTTAGACTCGTTTTCTGGAGCTTCATGACATGGAATAAACCATTGAATTTCTTCAGTAAATAGACGAGATTGAAGACACAAAATCGGGAGGTTCGCGATGCTCATTCTCAATGGTAAGGAAGTCGCCAAAGAAGTGCGTTCATCTCTCACACCGCGAGTTCTGAAGTTTTTCAAAGACATGGGAAGAGCCCCACATCTGTCAGTAATCATCGTCGGCGACGAT
This region of Bdellovibrio sp. 22V genomic DNA includes:
- a CDS encoding hybrid sensor histidine kinase/response regulator, translating into MTKHTILCVDDEIDNVDALERLFRKKYSVLKATSGKEALAVLDQHPGPVALIITDQRMPEMTGVEFLERTLESHPETVRILLTGYTDLESVIMAVNKGQIFRYLTKPWDPTDLSNTVEHAVERFVLGQELKQKNAELAKALDELKSLDVAKSNFMILINHELKTPLTSILSFSSLLAESKLSDEDKLMVNRITKSAERLKSLVEDVLLIVRAETNQLKIDMQSVSFTQFDENLSKDVLELLAKKHQKITSKLEDVHVKADVRLIKQVMLRLIHNAAKFGEESSEIHVESVRNGSQLRFLVSNKGPHLPVAVMDKIMKPFYIDEDVMHHSSGTGLGLTICQSILKSHQSSLQFKNTDQGVMVFFELPVGS
- a CDS encoding amidohydrolase family protein, coding for MLFKIPRLYDSHTHFLATGEFAAGLNLGWMQKAQDVAAIDLNNPAYYRGDWLIGFGWDDKAWPEAPHKNVLDKVFPDRPVFFARNDGHRCWVNSKALEYFGVNSETGILTEKDHLQAWERLPAFTFAQERGHILAACGVFNNAGFTHVRDMSCTDSLWNSLCTLADRGELTVAIEENYTSHSLQDFDKILKSVIQARQDERALVRCKGVKVFFDGSLGSETAYLSKPYRNMPEGARGRTLWELSHIEEILKRTWAAGLEFSVHTIGDEAAHLIVQAARKISAQGAVGRLNLEHTQLLRPETIQMMKPLHVRCHLQPCHWLSDRVWLEEKLGDLYRYVFPWEALRAAQIPMSFGCDSPIEPPSFWRNKVALDESVKAKIKKFTGDITVVHAHPDPNFAGNSYTIIENDEVREIVFNGKPLELSLSKTN